The Heyndrickxia vini genome contains a region encoding:
- a CDS encoding IS110 family transposase — protein sequence MNPVIGLDVSKGESQIQAFLDKGKPYRMSFSIKHDLKGLGNFLEFLHEVEQAANGNRPTVVLESTGHYHYPVIQFLEEQKYVYIIVNPLISHRAKSSSLRKVKTDAVDAYHLCELFYKEDLEPYKKRGVQLLNLRNLTRQQESIAEISAKTKIQLHSLLDQVFPEYRGVFGDLYSKVSLLTLLAFPTSEAVLSASERDLSERIRSLCKSRSDLWAQERAKKLKEAALRNPFQNNLYQSNIFNLEMLVNLVLQYQEHLSKIATEIDALAKEIEEYHILQSIPGIGEKIAATIISEIGEIDRFNDAKKLVAFAGVDPSVYSSGKFTASVNRITKRGSCRLRHALYMAVQSGIRDSRKKKTTDEIIARNKRLREFYDKKREEGKPFRVAVIACVNKLLHWIYALLKSRTPFQDIG from the coding sequence ATGAATCCAGTCATTGGTCTGGATGTTTCAAAAGGGGAAAGTCAGATTCAAGCCTTTTTAGATAAAGGTAAACCTTATCGAATGAGCTTTAGCATTAAGCATGATCTTAAAGGGTTGGGGAATTTTCTAGAATTCCTTCATGAAGTTGAACAAGCGGCTAATGGCAACCGACCTACGGTCGTATTGGAATCAACTGGTCACTATCATTATCCAGTTATTCAATTTTTGGAGGAACAAAAGTACGTTTATATTATTGTTAATCCTCTAATCTCACACCGTGCAAAAAGTTCAAGTCTGCGTAAAGTTAAAACAGATGCAGTAGATGCCTATCACCTTTGTGAGCTGTTTTATAAAGAAGATTTAGAACCCTATAAAAAGCGAGGTGTTCAACTTTTAAACCTTCGTAACCTTACTAGACAGCAAGAAAGTATTGCAGAAATATCAGCCAAAACTAAGATACAGTTGCACTCCTTGTTAGACCAGGTATTCCCTGAATATAGAGGTGTGTTTGGGGATTTATATTCAAAGGTATCTTTACTCACTTTACTAGCATTCCCAACATCTGAGGCAGTATTAAGTGCGAGTGAGAGAGATTTATCAGAAAGGATACGTTCATTATGTAAAAGTCGTTCCGATCTTTGGGCTCAAGAAAGGGCAAAAAAGTTAAAAGAAGCAGCCCTTCGTAATCCGTTCCAGAACAACCTGTATCAGAGTAATATTTTTAATCTTGAAATGTTAGTTAATCTTGTTCTTCAATACCAAGAGCATCTATCTAAGATTGCGACTGAAATAGATGCCCTCGCTAAAGAAATTGAAGAATATCATATTCTCCAATCTATTCCTGGTATCGGTGAGAAAATCGCGGCAACAATTATCTCTGAAATTGGAGAAATAGATCGGTTTAATGATGCCAAGAAACTAGTTGCATTCGCTGGAGTCGATCCTAGCGTTTACTCTTCAGGAAAGTTTACCGCATCAGTTAATCGAATTACAAAACGAGGTTCTTGTAGACTCCGCCACGCACTGTATATGGCTGTTCAAAGTGGTATTCGTGATTCTCGTAAGAAGAAAACGACTGATGAGATAATCGCACGCAATAAGAGATTACGAGAATTTTATGATAAAAAACGTGAAGAAGGCAAACCCTTTAGAGTAGCAGTTATCGCATGTGTTAATAAGCTCTTACACTGGATTTACGCACTACTAAAAAGTAGAACCCCTTTCCAAGATATAGGTTAG